The DNA sequence TATCAGAACGTGAATTTATCAAATTTATTCAACAAGATCCGACCATATCAGATTTTGGTTTTATTTTTTTTTGCCTATGGCTATTTTTGTAGTTTTTAATCTTGTCCGCTTACATAATAGCTTAACTCAAGACATATTTAGTCATCACGAAACAAAGGCAGTAATCGCTGTAGAAACATTAAAAACTAAATTTGATCAATTAATTAATATCGGTCTATCTCTTGCCGATCGAAATGATTTAAAGAAATTTATTGCTGAAGGAAAATGGGATGATGCTGCCCAGTCCTTAAAAAACATACAGGAACAGTTTGATTTTATTGATCGCAGTGTACTCCTTAGTCGCGATGGTGTTTTAAGAGCAGTCATTCCCGAATTATCGGGAGCTACTGTTCTTATTGGGCAAGATTTCTCAAACCGCGAATGGTACAAAGGGATTAGTAAAAATTGGGAGCCCTATATATCTCCAATTTTCAAAAGAATACCGGAGCCAAGGTTGAATGTTATTGCTGCTGCTATTCCTATTAAATTCAATGGTGATGTTGTGGGAATTATACTTTTACCTACAAGTATCGATGATATTGCATTGTGGGCAAAGAAAGTTGATATTCAAAATGGCTACGTATATTTTGTTGATCAGATGGGTCAAATTGCTGGGAATCCTGAATTTCCTGAAGAAATTGCAGATTATTCTTCCTGGGATATAGTTAAAAAGTTGCATCAGGGAGAACAAGGGGTTTCTGTTACAACCAATCCAGAAGGAAAAGAGCAGCTTATATCTTATCAGCCACTTCCAAATTATGGGTGGGGAGTGATAGTTTCGCAGGATAAATCAACCGCTTTTGCTCTTCGGAACCGAGAATTATTGGTATACGCTATTGTTTCCGGGATATTCTTTCTTTATTTAATTATTCTATTCTTTATTATTTCCCGTCTTCAATCAAACCTTAAGCAATATGCAAGTGGGTTGGAACAAAAAGTAGCAGAACGCACGAGAGAAATTGATGAAGAAAAATCAAAATACGCAGCCATTCTAGAAAGCATTGGAGATGGGCTGGTTGTGGTTGATAAGGCCGGCAAGATACTGATGGTCAATAAAGCATTTGAAAATTTAGTTGGCTGGAAAGGAAAAGATGTTTCGGGAAAACTGTTGGTTGAGGTTGTCCCAAGAGAAGATGAATCAGGTAATGTTGTGCCGTTTAACGAAAGAATCCTGACCAAAATTCTGTCTACTACTACTACTACTACTTGGTACTATATCCGCAAAGATAAAACGAGATTTCCAGCAGCAAGTACAATTACTCCGGTTATTTTTGATGGTAAGATCATTGGCGCGGTAGAGGCATTTCGTGATATCACTGAACACGAGGAACTGGATATAGCCAAAACCGAATTTATTTCCATTGCTTCGCACCAACTGAGAACACCCGTCTCCGGCCTGAGTTGGATTACGGAGGCCTTACAATTTACCTCCCAAAACTTAACCCCAAAACAACAAACATATATTAAGGACCTCTCCATGTTATCCAAGAGATTGATTGGATTGGTAGAAGATTTGCTGAATATTTCAAGGATTCAGCTTAAATCAACGCTCGTGACAGAAAAAAACCTCATT is a window from the Candidatus Yanofskybacteria bacterium genome containing:
- a CDS encoding PAS domain S-box protein gives rise to the protein MAIFVVFNLVRLHNSLTQDIFSHHETKAVIAVETLKTKFDQLINIGLSLADRNDLKKFIAEGKWDDAAQSLKNIQEQFDFIDRSVLLSRDGVLRAVIPELSGATVLIGQDFSNREWYKGISKNWEPYISPIFKRIPEPRLNVIAAAIPIKFNGDVVGIILLPTSIDDIALWAKKVDIQNGYVYFVDQMGQIAGNPEFPEEIADYSSWDIVKKLHQGEQGVSVTTNPEGKEQLISYQPLPNYGWGVIVSQDKSTAFALRNRELLVYAIVSGIFFLYLIILFFIISRLQSNLKQYASGLEQKVAERTREIDEEKSKYAAILESIGDGLVVVDKAGKILMVNKAFENLVGWKGKDVSGKLLVEVVPREDESGNVVPFNERILTKILSTTTTTTWYYIRKDKTRFPAASTITPVIFDGKIIGAVEAFRDITEHEELDIAKTEFISIASHQLRTPVSGLSWITEALQFTSQNLTPKQQTYIKDLSMLSKRLIGLVEDLLNISRIQLKSTLVTEKNLIDVPVFIEEFIKEIEPYASSKKHAVVFNKSIVGPLTVEINKKSLYNVLQNLISNAIEYSPENTAVIVNLEKTDSFIKVSIANKGPIIPKDEQSHIFGRFYRGESAKKMKAEGTGLGLYIVKTIIEDTGGKVGFKSEESKDTTFWFTIPLKMTNEDSASRSNSSVVK